A genomic stretch from Diachasmimorpha longicaudata isolate KC_UGA_2023 chromosome 2, iyDiaLong2, whole genome shotgun sequence includes:
- the LOC135172724 gene encoding uncharacterized protein LOC135172724 codes for MNPNLPPSPVRLPKCLPSSTSCFIYSVAYYYWIYNLARSLLILSKQAQYIHITSWDVSSIRYYRYIHCGMRMNTKYERNNRERYNERSRFIIQWPKRICRDVFEIEPYTLASGPQYSFHIPTAHSPSN; via the exons ATGAACCCAAATCTCCCCCCTTCCCCTGTCAGACTTCCAAAATGTCTACCTTCATCCACCTCGTGTTTTATATACAGTGTAGCTTATTACTATTGGATTTATAATCTCGCCAGATCGCTGTTGATTCTTTCAAAACAAGCACAATACATACATATTACATCTTGGGATGTCTCGAGTATCAG ATACTATCGATATATACATTGCGGCATGCGAATGAATACGAAATACGAGAGAAATAACCGGGAGCGATATAACGAACGATCCCGATTCATCATCCAGTGGCCGAAACGAATTTGCAGAGACGTATTCGAAATAGAGCCGTACACCTTGGCAAGTGGACCCCAGTACTCTTTTCACATCCCAACGGCGCACTCGCCTTCCAACTGA